The region TCTCAAAACGTGAGATCTTGCAGGCCTTCAGGGCAGTGGCATCCAGCACCAGCACGGGGCCCAGGCCAAAGATGTCACGGAGTAGCTCGTTGTTCTGGGGGACAAAACGGGCAGTGAGCTCAGGCTGGTCCAAAAGAACCAAGCTGGGTACCCCCTGCCCATCCATCTTCCCACCTGGAGGTGGTGGTGCATGCCCGATCCCAGCACGTCCTTGAAGGCGGCATAGACACGGCGCCGGGCCCAGCTGTCCACATAGAGCACCTCGAGGCCAAAGCGGACGGACTCTTCCTCACACTCACCGCCCTGCAGCATAGAGGGACCCACAGACTAGGGCTTGGCGGCGGTGTCCGGGGAGCACTCTCCCCAGGACACATGTTCTCACACGTACCTCCACGAAGTGCAGCACGGCGCGGAAGGTAGAGCGCTGACGCCGGCGGTCAGCCTTGGCACGGTACTTGTTGCTGTCGGTGGCCAGGGTCCGCAGGGCGCTGCACAGGGCCTCCATGTCCTCGTACAGGAAGTCCTGCAGTGCGAGCAACAGAGGGTGTGTGAGCAGGAGCCCAGGCTCTGCACGCTCTCACACGGGGCTGCCCAAACCCTTCCTCTCACGGAAGAAGTGGCTTCCTCCTCCGCCTGGTCCCCTTGAATCCCTTCTTGGCCCCTAGCTGGGCCAGACACCCCTGCTCAGAGCCCCCACCGTGGCACCCTGTGTCTGAGTCTGTGTCAGGGCTACCTCCCCTCTGTCATGACCTAAGGCTGCCCTGTCTCCTGCGGCgtcccctgcctccagcctcgGTTGGCCAGGTGGTGTCAGgaggccccctcccttccctccccccccccctcacaCCTCAAGGTCCCGGGCAAGCTCAAAGAGCAGTGCGATGGTCTCGCCGGCAGCGATTCGCAGGTTCACGCTTTCGCTGGACAAGAGCTGGGGCAGCCGGGCCAGctgcctggggaaggggcaggctgAGCTATGTGCAGGCTGGGGGGCCTCGTCGCCTTTCCCCTCCCACTCGCAGCAAGCAGTCGCTCTTACCTGTCCAGGATGTGGCTGACGTGGGTGCTGGGGCAGACGGTGAGGAGCAATGCCCAGGCCTGCAGGGCAGCGCAGAGCAGGCCATGCAGGCTGGCAGGGACCACGGAGGCTGTGGAGCCACCCACAACACAGGACCGGCTGAAAACGCTTTCCAAGCAGTTGAGGCAAGACACCAGGTCCTAGGGACACAGGGAGCCAGTGGGAATGGCTCAGGGGCAGAGCTAGGGTCTAGGTGCTCTATTACCTGTGCCCAGAGGCCACTTACCTGGACATCAGCAGCAGCCACGTAGCACCCCAAGCCAAGAGCAGAAGCGCACTGTGGGAAGGGGGGCAAAGCCACGCCACGGTCAGAGAGTGAGCCTGGGCTCCCGGCCACAGGGCTCACCCTCAGAGTAGGGGAGCCTGAAGGCAGGTGGAACCCACCTCCTTTCTGCTCAGGGACTACGGGAGGGAAGGGTGTCACAGAGCCTGAAACACTCACGTGGAGCCGGGCAGCAGGGCTAGCTGTGCCATCACTGAGCACAGACACCAGGAGGGGCTGCAGGCTGCGAAAGAGCTCCTCGCCCTTGGGTCCAGGGCCCAGCTGCACACACAGCAGGCCTAGCACGGCAGCGGCCAGCGCCTGTTCCTCGCCCTTCCCTGCAGGAAGGCTTTCCGGTCAGCCCATGCAGCAAGGGTCAGTACCCAGCCAGTTCAGGTCTCCCATGAGCCCCAGGGCCCAACCTTTCTTGAGGCACTTTTCCAAGGCATCGGCCAGGGTGAGGCGGCGCTCCAGCAAGAAGTCGGGGAGAAGGCGGGATGCCAGGGCCAGGCGAAGGCTCTCAAGAGCACCCTGCCGGGTCTTGGCACTGGGGGATGAAGAGAGGGGACCTTGTGGGCCAGCCCTACTGGGTCACACTTGGCATGGGCTGAGCAGGGACACGGGTGTGGGGGTTGGCTGGCAGTCAGGGGTACCTCTTATCTGTGAGGCAGTCCACATACTCCTTCAACTTCTCCTCAAGGTCTTCCTGCTGGCCCTGCTCATCCACGGCATCCCCCCCTGCAAGGCCAGCTGGTCAGCCCTGCGTCTTGCTCTACCCCAGGGAATCCCCACAGAGTCCCTGCCAAACTCCCACCCGCTCTCACCAAGGCTGTCCTCTGCTGCAGTGCTAAGAAGGCTGGGGCATTCACTGGTGGTACTGCGGGCCTCACTGACGGCCTCATCCTCACTCGAACCTGAGTCAGCTTGGGTACTGCTCCGGGCACCTGGGGAGGGTCGAACACACTTGTGGTAGCACTTGGCCTGCCTCCATTGATGAGTGATGGCTGGGGGGGTACCTTACCCAACCTCATGACCCCACAAGAATAGAATCCTGCCCctctcacagatgagaaaacagagactgaGGTGGGAGGCACTGGGGCTGATGCACAGGACACTAagccaggaaggaggagaaagggaatgaGGTCCATCAGCTGGAGAATATCAGGCACGAGGCCCAGCCTAGGAAAACCTGGCAGGTTTGGTGAGTAGAGCCTCCCTGAGACTATAGCCTGCTTTAAGAAGGAGAATGAGAGCCTGGTAGAGGCAGAAGGGGCTGCATAGGCCCCACCTAGGCCTGTGGCTGAGCCTGGAGTGGGGGCATTTCTAGGCAAATCCTGGGGGAGCTCAGCCACTAGCCCAGATTATGCCTAAAAATGGCCAGGGCAAAGATCAGGGGCTTAATTGTAGGATttgtatatatagaatatatacagACAGACACAGGGTTCGAATTCCAGCTCCGTATCTTAAAAGGGGTGTAACCAAGTCAAATGTCTAGCTTTACccccttaatttcttcatctgcaaaacggAGATGCTAAAGGACTCTTGGTTTAGCAAGTGAAGACAATAACTAAACAAACAACTAGTTCCGGCTCCTCTGTGGGCCAACATCACCTATCTGCCCTGGGGATGTGGGTGACTGCCCCAGGCTTCAAGCATACTCTCTTCTGAGCTCCCCCTTGACCATCCCAGGCCTTTAACCCTGGGTGAATGGACGCACACAGCACCCTCCTAACCCTGGGAAATGCAGAAAGCGGAGTGGCCCCTGACCGCATGAGTCCCAGAAAATAGGTAAACACAGGAGAATGTCAGGGTCAGCAAAACGTACACTCCTGTGCGGGTTCTGCCCAGGGCTAGGGGCTGACTTTGGTAAGGGCAGCTGCTGCAACAGAGCCCCAGATGGGTTCTGGTCGCCAGGCTGATCCTACTTCTCAGGAACTAAATACTCCATGTGCCTGCTGGACAAAGTCCAGCATGCATGCaggcctctgcccacctcctctctTACTACCCTAACCAGTCAAAGCAACCCAGCCTCCCTCATTTGCTCCCTCCAAATGCCAGGCCTTTGCACAACTTTTTCCCTCTGCATAGTGCTCTCATCTTCACCTTCCCAGGATTCACCCAGAAGCCCCTCCAGGATTCCTTGGTTCCTAAATCTGGGGCTGGCACCATTTAATGAACTTGTCCCCCAGCATCAGTTCTTCTGGAATGTCACTACCCTCTTAGATATCCCCACACCCAAGTCCTATTAGGGTTGTGGCCAGGTCTGAGCTGTGCCTAACAGGCACCCCATTCCTGCAGCGTAAACATATGTGTTTACTGCACCAAGACACACTCCTGTTCGAAGCTGATAAGtctcctgcctcaggctccagggCACTCCCTAACCCTCTCGTGCCAGGCCCACCAAAGCCAGAATACTGCAACTTCCCCATCGCCGCCCTCCTTAGTACTCCCCGGCAGGCGAGGCCTCCCACCCATTTCCTAGTCCAGTTCAGGAAAGCACCAGGGAGTGGCGAGGggggcaggctt is a window of Zalophus californianus isolate mZalCal1 chromosome 1, mZalCal1.pri.v2, whole genome shotgun sequence DNA encoding:
- the IFRD2 gene encoding interferon-related developmental regulator 2 isoform X2, which translates into the protein MPRARKGSAPRKGGQRRGAGARSSTQADSGSSEDEAVSEARSTTSECPSLLSTAAEDSLGGDAVDEQGQQEDLEEKLKEYVDCLTDKSAKTRQGALESLRLALASRLLPDFLLERRLTLADALEKCLKKGKGEEQALAAAVLGLLCVQLGPGPKGEELFRSLQPLLVSVLSDGTASPAARLHCASALGLGCYVAAADVQDLVSCLNCLESVFSRSCVVGGSTASVVPASLHGLLCAALQAWALLLTVCPSTHVSHILDRTSCTRTWRPCAAPCGPWPPTATSTVPRLTAGVSALPSAPCCTSWRAVSVRKSPSALASRCSMWTAGPGAVSMPPSRTCWDRACTTTSRTTSYSVTSLAWAPCWCWMPLP
- the IFRD2 gene encoding interferon-related developmental regulator 2 isoform X1, with protein sequence MPRARKGSAPRKGGQRRGAGARSSTQADSGSSEDEAVSEARSTTSECPSLLSTAAEDSLGGDAVDEQGQQEDLEEKLKEYVDCLTDKSAKTRQGALESLRLALASRLLPDFLLERRLTLADALEKCLKKGKGEEQALAAAVLGLLCVQLGPGPKGEELFRSLQPLLVSVLSDGTASPAARLHCASALGLGCYVAAADVQDLVSCLNCLESVFSRSCVVGGSTASVVPASLHGLLCAALQAWALLLTVCPSTHVSHILDRQLARLPQLLSSESVNLRIAAGETIALLFELARDLEDFLYEDMEALCSALRTLATDSNKYRAKADRRRQRSTFRAVLHFVEGGECEEESVRFGLEVLYVDSWARRRVYAAFKDVLGSGMHHHLQNNELLRDIFGLGPVLVLDATALKACKISRFEKHLYNAAAFRARTKARSRVRDKRADVL